GATTACAGATGCCGGAACTACGGACACCAGACTACGTGTCAATGGTCAGGTAATCTCGCTATTTGGAGTTAACCGCCATGAGAGTAATCCGGAGACAGGACGATACCTGACAGAAGCGGATATCAGAAAAGACCTGGAACTCATGAAATCACTGAATATCAACGCTATACGTACCTCCCATTATCCAAATGATCCCTTATTCTATGATTTGTGCGATGAATATGGTCTTTATGTCATGGGCGAGGCGAACGTAGAGTCTCATAACGGACGAAGCCAGTATGGAGTGCCCGGAGACAAACCGGGATACATAGAGGCGGCCGAAGACCGTGCGGTTAACATGCTGGAAAGAGATAAAAACTATCCGTGTATTATTATGTGGTCACCGGGGAATGAAACCGGGACAGGAAAGTCTCTTCAGGCGGAGATTGATTACTTCCAGAACAATGACGACACACGTGTCGTTCATTATCAGGGATGGAATGATAACGCAGGGGTAGATGTGACTTCCAATATGTATCCGGAATTGAGTGCCATCAAAGGCAGTTATAAAAAGCCGTATATCATGTGTGAATACGTACATGCTATGGGGAACAGTGTCGGCGGATTGAAGGATTACTGGGACAAGATCCGGGACTATGGTGTTTGCCAGGGCGGCTTCATATGGGAATGGGCTGACCATACATTTAATACGCCCCTTGTTGAAAATGGAACATGGGATGGTAAAACAACCTATTGGGGCTATGATGGTGACTGGAATACAGGTGCCTATTCGAAGTGGACTTCGGGAAACAGCAACTTCTGTACGGATGCAATTATTTCTGCGGACCGTACACTGCAGCCTGAGGATTATGAAGTGAAGCGGGTTTATCAGGCCCTCCAGATGGAGATGGGTGATGTAAATACCGGAACAATCACAGTCAACAATGAAAACATTGCGACTAATACCAGCGAGTACAAGCTTCTGTGGAGCCTGGAAAAGGATGGAACAGAAGTACAAAGCGGCGAGCTGGAGAATATTGATATTGCACCGATGACCAGCGGAACCGTTACGATACCGTATCAGGTTCCGGAAGGACTGAAAGAGGGAGACGAATGCTTCTTAAATGTTTCCTTTGTCACAAAAGAAGCGACCAGCTGGGCAGAAGCTGGATTTGCCGCTGCAGAAGAGCAGTTTGATCTGGCTTTTGAGAAAGAGGCCGCTGACCGGGGATTAAATACTGATGAAATGCATACATTTTCTGATTCTGCACTTACGGAAACGGATAAAGAGGTAAAAATTTCAGAGGATAACTGGTCTGTTGCATTTGATAAAGACAAAGGCACGATGAAATCCTTTAAGGTCGGGGATACAGAGATGTTTGCAGAAGGCCTTCAGCCGAACTACTGGAGAGCGTATACGGATAATGATGTGAAGGAATCCGTAGACGGAAACTGGAAGAAAGCAAATGAAAATGCCAAGATTGACGAGGTGTCTGTAGAAAAATACGATAAGATTATTTATGTTACGATTAACCGCACACTTAAAAATTGTGCAGACTCGAAGGACAGTTTGATTTATACCATCTATTCTTCGGGAGATGTCTTTGTAAAGAGTACCCTGATTCCGTCGAGCGGTATGGGAGAGCTCCTGCGTGTCGGAAACCGTGTGCAGTTAAACGGAAATCTTGAGAACATGACATGGTACGGACGTGGAGAATCGGACAGCTATAGTGACAGAAAAGCAGGCTATGATGTAGGCATATATGAAAGCAAGGTAAGTGATCAGTTCGTCAATTATGCAGTTCCTCAGGAAACCGGCAATAAGACAGATGTACGTTTTATGGCACTGACGGATGACGAGGGAAATGGTCTTCTCGTAGATGCAGGTGAGCATCTTTTGGAGATGAGTGCACTGCACTATACGCAGGAGGACTTACAGCAGGCAGCCCATCCTTATCAGTTGAAGGGAACAGATAATACAGTTCTGACAATTGATTATGCGCAGATGGGACTTGGAACCAAGAGCTGCGGCCCCGCAACATTTTCCCAATACAGACTGCCGGCTACGCAGACTTATACGTACACGTATCATCTGAAGGCTCTGAGCAATGCCACGACAGACCGGATGGTGGAGGAGAGTAAGGTAACCGCAGTTGACTATACGAATCTTCTTTCCGGTATTCAAATCGGGGACAAGGAACTTACAGGATTCAATAATGATATAACCGAATACACCTATGCGGTGGATGATGCGGGGAATGTTCCGCAGGTAACAGTAACTCCGGCATCGGAGGAGGTTGCGGTAGAGATTGAACAGGCAACGGAGGTTCCCGGGACTGTAACTATCAAAGCCACTGCTGCAAATGGCTACAGCAGAACTTATACGATTGAGTTGGAATTGAATAATGAAATTCTGTTATCCGCACTTGGCTATGACAGAGAAAAAAGTTATTCCGAATACAAGGATATCCAGATAAACAAAGACAACGAAGGCGGAGACATCGAGCTTTATGTAGATGGTAAAAAGATAAAGTTTGATACCGGATTTGGCGTCAATGCAGAGTCAAAGATATACTTTGATATTTCAGATCTGAACGTGGAACGTCTGCAGGTATACGGAGGTATTGACGGAAGCAAGACCAGTACGCAGGATGGTGTATATCTGGCAATTCTTGTAGACGGAAAAGAGGTGGAAAGATCTCCGCTTCTGAAACATGGAAATGATGCATATTATTTTGACGTTGATGTAAAAGGCGCTGATGAAATTGCTCTGTATGCGGATAAAAACATCAAGAACGGTCATGATATGGTGAGCTGGGGAGACGCAAAACTGATCAAGGGAGAGGCGCAGTCCACAGAAACCAGGATTGAACTGACGAAAGATGCAACTGTAAAACTGGATAGAGAAAATGGAATCATCTATAATATTGATCCGGGAACAACATTTGCAGAGCTGAAACCTATGATTAAGGAAGTGGAGGACGGCACCTTAAAGATGTCAGAGGCCATGGGCGGTGATCAGGGCGATGATTCACCGATAGGAACCGGCTACAACCTGGCTCTGGAGGTGAGCGGAAGCCTTAAAGATACTTTAAAGCTGGCTGTGAACGGAGACATCGATGGCAGTGCGGACAGTCTTGTGACAGAAGCAGATATTGCTGCTATGGAACGTTATCTTGCCGGGGAAGAAATCGATATGGTTACGCTTCGTGCGGCGGATTTGGACGGTGACGGCCAGCTTACTGTAAAAGACCGCAAGCTTTTGAAAGTGCTTGCAGGTGCGGAACCGGAAGTAACGCTTGTTGACAAGGTTACAGTCAACGGAGTACCGGAAACAGTAAATCCGGGAGATACGTTTACGGTAACGGCGGCTGTGGAGCCAGAGGATGCCGATGACGTATCGGTAACCTATGCAAGCTCGGATTCTTCCGTACTGCAGGTGAGTGAAACAGGTGAGGTACTTGCACTTTCCAGCGGAAAATCGACAATTACCGCAACGGCTAATGATGCATCCAAGACACAGGGAACAGCAAGTGTGACGGTAGGTGAAAGGGTTCAGAATATGGTTCCTTACTATCTGACCGGAGACGGTGTGGAAGGAGCTATGGAACCCACAGACGTATATCGGGTGATTCAATATGCTGCAGATTCTATATCCGGATGGGGTGGAATCCATATCAATAAAGCTAATACAGGAACCGGGGTATCTACAACAGGAATCAGTCTGAAGATTAACGGAAAGCAGACTGCATTTGACAAAGGAATCAGTGCCAATGCAGATGCAATGGTTTCCTATGATCTGAGTGCCTTTGAAGGAATGCAGAAGCATTTTCAGGCATGGGTTGGAATTGACTATATTAAATATACGAAGACCGGACGGGACGGAGCCGAGTTCTTGTTTTATAAGGATTCTGTTTCTGCTGAGAACTTAATTTATGATGCGGGAATCATCAAGCAGCAGGATGAAGCAAAATTTGTGGATATCGATGTTACAGATGTGAATAAGTTGATTATGGTTGCAGATAAAGTAAAATCCAACAGCGATGACTGCGTGGACTGGGCAGATGCAAAAATCTATGTAGAACAGCCGGCTGTTGACAAGACATCCCTGAATGAGCGGATTGAAGCTGCCGAAGAAAAAGAAGAAAGCAGTTATACACAGGACAGTTGGGCTGCGTTTGCAGAGGCTTTAAGCGCTGCAAAGATTATATCTGCGCAGGTCGATGCGGATCAGGCAGCGGTTGATGAAGCTCTGGAGAATCTACAGGCAGCCATGGCAGGTCTTGTAGAAATACCGGCAGTTGATAAAGCCGCATTAGAAGCGCTGATTGCAAGTGGTGAAGAAAAGTTAGAAGAGCAGTATACCGAAGACAGCTGGAAGGTATTTGCTTCAGCTCTTGAAGAGGCAAAGGCTGTATATGGGGATGCGGATGCAACCCAGGAGGAGACAGATGCAGCGGCAGCAGCACTGCAGAAGGCGATGGCAGAACTGCTTCCCGCAGAAACCGAACTTCGTATCCTTACAGATCCGGAAGATTTTGTCGGAAGTATAGAAGAAACAGCAGTGTTTACGGTAGAAGCCGAAGGAAGCGGTCTGAATTATCAGTGGCAGTACTGCAATGCAAACTCCAGCATCTGGAGAATCTCCTCTCTGTCTGGAAATGATACGGATACAATCCGTATCCCAATCACAAAAGCAAGGGACGGGCAAAAGTATCGCTGTATTGTGACAGATGCATACGGAAAAACGGTAACCTCAGGAACAGCAGCAGTGACGGTTGGCACTGCAGATGGTGCTCCGGTAATTACATTACAGCCGGTAAGCCACAGTGGCGCAGTCGGTGATATGGCAACCTTTACAGTGAAAGCCAAAGGAAGCGGATTGACCTATCAGTGGCAGTACTGCAATGAGGGTTCCAACATCTGGAGGGTATCCTCCATGGCGGGAAATCAGAGCGATATGCTGAAAGTCCCTGTAGCAACTTACAGAGATGGGCAGAAATACCGCTGTGTGATCACAAGTGAGAATGGCAGAACAGCCATCTCAGATGTGGCAGTCGTATCAGTCAAATAAGATTAAAAGATATGAAAAAAAGGGTGCATGACCGGGAGACCGGCATGCGCCCTTTTTGTAGAAATTTCAAAACTTACAGTAGAAAAGCTCATGGAAAAGTTAATATTTATTCGATATAGTATAGAGATATACATTAGAAGGAGGGGAGAGTAAGAGTGAAAAAGTTTATGAAAAAAGGGATTGCGCTTGCGATAACAGGTGTAATGTGCCTTTCCGGTCTCCCGGTAAGTGCTGCTCCGGAACCGGAGGCAATCGCATATGCGGGTACCGGAAGAGTTCAAATCAGTTTCAATAATGACTGGCGTTTCCGTGAAGGAGAGGCCGGCAGCGGTGAAAAATCCGGTTATGATGACAGTAAATGGCTGTATGTCAATGCTCCGCACAGTACAATTCAGTACACACCGGAAAACTACTATCAGGAGGATCTGGGAATCTACTGGTATCGCCGGCATTTCGAAACCCCGGACACAGCCGGGGATGGGCGGCGCGTACTCCTTACGTTTGAAGGAGCGATGCAGCAGGCAGAGGTCTGGCTCAATGACAGCAAACTCGGGACACATCAGGGTGGCTATACAGAGTTTTCCTTTGATATTACAGATTATCTGAAAAGGGACGGCAGTGAAAATGTATTGGCAGTGAAGCTGGATACTCGCCCAAACAGTGGATTTGCCCCGGGAAAGACGAACCCCGATTTTCAATATTTCGGAGGACTGTACCGGAATGTATATGTCACGGTAACTGATCCGGTACATATTACGGATGCGGTTACCTCAGGAACCGCAGCGGGCGGCGGAGTATTTCTCACTTCTCCGGAAGTTTCGAAAGAAAGTGCTGTAGTAAAAGCTAAGACCGAAGTTCAAAACGAAGATGGGCAGGCGGCGGAAGTGACTTTATCTACAGAACTTCTGGAGCCGGATGGTGAACGTGTCGCTGCATCGGCAACGGATACACA
The window above is part of the Novisyntrophococcus fermenticellae genome. Proteins encoded here:
- a CDS encoding glycoside hydrolase family 2 TIM barrel-domain containing protein → MKKKLLSVFLSMILASGLSFPYLAEPIQARAAAETREWTGNPGIFQVNREKARATFYRYDTVEQARQADKADSSYYQLLNGDDWKFSWAINPAKRIAASDKNFNQTDYDDSGWDDIAVPRSWQTYVKEDGSFKYDPVIYSNQNYPWINIEGKKDLGVAPESNNPVGTYRKTFTVDPEWKGKEIFLNFEGVESAMYLWVNGTYIGYSEDSFTRDEFDITDALDFSEGAENVITVEVYRWCDGSYIENQDQLRLSGIFRDVYMTAKEDTEIRDFTIVTDLDENYENAELKVETDLRNFSGKEKDGYSVKGYLYDADGNLVTSQPLSADAEFKDGNETTVSMSQQITNPAKWTAEHPNLYKLVLALEKDGEQTEITSSGVGFREVEITDAGTTDTRLRVNGQVISLFGVNRHESNPETGRYLTEADIRKDLELMKSLNINAIRTSHYPNDPLFYDLCDEYGLYVMGEANVESHNGRSQYGVPGDKPGYIEAAEDRAVNMLERDKNYPCIIMWSPGNETGTGKSLQAEIDYFQNNDDTRVVHYQGWNDNAGVDVTSNMYPELSAIKGSYKKPYIMCEYVHAMGNSVGGLKDYWDKIRDYGVCQGGFIWEWADHTFNTPLVENGTWDGKTTYWGYDGDWNTGAYSKWTSGNSNFCTDAIISADRTLQPEDYEVKRVYQALQMEMGDVNTGTITVNNENIATNTSEYKLLWSLEKDGTEVQSGELENIDIAPMTSGTVTIPYQVPEGLKEGDECFLNVSFVTKEATSWAEAGFAAAEEQFDLAFEKEAADRGLNTDEMHTFSDSALTETDKEVKISEDNWSVAFDKDKGTMKSFKVGDTEMFAEGLQPNYWRAYTDNDVKESVDGNWKKANENAKIDEVSVEKYDKIIYVTINRTLKNCADSKDSLIYTIYSSGDVFVKSTLIPSSGMGELLRVGNRVQLNGNLENMTWYGRGESDSYSDRKAGYDVGIYESKVSDQFVNYAVPQETGNKTDVRFMALTDDEGNGLLVDAGEHLLEMSALHYTQEDLQQAAHPYQLKGTDNTVLTIDYAQMGLGTKSCGPATFSQYRLPATQTYTYTYHLKALSNATTDRMVEESKVTAVDYTNLLSGIQIGDKELTGFNNDITEYTYAVDDAGNVPQVTVTPASEEVAVEIEQATEVPGTVTIKATAANGYSRTYTIELELNNEILLSALGYDREKSYSEYKDIQINKDNEGGDIELYVDGKKIKFDTGFGVNAESKIYFDISDLNVERLQVYGGIDGSKTSTQDGVYLAILVDGKEVERSPLLKHGNDAYYFDVDVKGADEIALYADKNIKNGHDMVSWGDAKLIKGEAQSTETRIELTKDATVKLDRENGIIYNIDPGTTFAELKPMIKEVEDGTLKMSEAMGGDQGDDSPIGTGYNLALEVSGSLKDTLKLAVNGDIDGSADSLVTEADIAAMERYLAGEEIDMVTLRAADLDGDGQLTVKDRKLLKVLAGAEPEVTLVDKVTVNGVPETVNPGDTFTVTAAVEPEDADDVSVTYASSDSSVLQVSETGEVLALSSGKSTITATANDASKTQGTASVTVGERVQNMVPYYLTGDGVEGAMEPTDVYRVIQYAADSISGWGGIHINKANTGTGVSTTGISLKINGKQTAFDKGISANADAMVSYDLSAFEGMQKHFQAWVGIDYIKYTKTGRDGAEFLFYKDSVSAENLIYDAGIIKQQDEAKFVDIDVTDVNKLIMVADKVKSNSDDCVDWADAKIYVEQPAVDKTSLNERIEAAEEKEESSYTQDSWAAFAEALSAAKIISAQVDADQAAVDEALENLQAAMAGLVEIPAVDKAALEALIASGEEKLEEQYTEDSWKVFASALEEAKAVYGDADATQEETDAAAAALQKAMAELLPAETELRILTDPEDFVGSIEETAVFTVEAEGSGLNYQWQYCNANSSIWRISSLSGNDTDTIRIPITKARDGQKYRCIVTDAYGKTVTSGTAAVTVGTADGAPVITLQPVSHSGAVGDMATFTVKAKGSGLTYQWQYCNEGSNIWRVSSMAGNQSDMLKVPVATYRDGQKYRCVITSENGRTAISDVAVVSVK